In the Triticum aestivum cultivar Chinese Spring chromosome 2B, IWGSC CS RefSeq v2.1, whole genome shotgun sequence genome, TTGCTCGCCTCAGTTCTAGTTATGGTTTGCAAGGAATTTAACTGAAATAATACGAGAAGGCATGTCCTGAACCCGGGTACATATGAAACCGCTTTTCAAAAAGGTATTTTAAATgtgttttaaaatttcaaaaaattcaaaacaaaatttcatgTGTACATGTCTGCAAAATATGACTGTGGTGCAAAGTTTTGCGGAAAAAATGTTGTTTTAATTTTGTGTTGGCCAGAAAGACAAATTTCAGTGGTCCTAAATAGCGTTCCGCAACAATTTATTTTGTCCATTTTGCACAGGCCAAAAGAACAATTATTTTCCCATGAAATTTTCGGAGCACTCATTAGAACGTGTTTTCCAAAGTGGATTCATGTATATGTGGGTTCATCCATGTATTTTTCCGAATTAGTACCGTCTATGTTCCTTGctagttagagcatctacagccgaacTTTGCAAATTCGGCcactcaaacgcccgcggacgcgcccgggcgcgtcTGCAGGCATTGACTGGTCACGCCTCAAATTAGTCACTTTGCATCTGCCTCTCTCATATTTCATCCCCTAAATCCATAGAAAGCATGCAGAAGAAATCCTATATACTACCCTAACTACTCTTCGTTGTCGGATATGTCCACGGCGATGGTGTCGGACGCCGGCTGGACAGGTGGGTAGGAGGGATCCGACTCATCCTCTtcctgctcgacctcatccatgtaggcaaATATCTCCGCCTCCTCCGCGGTCTCTTGCGCCTCCATCTCCTGCCGCCGACGGCGTCTTGCCTCCGCAGCCAACTCCGAcggagggaatcgaggatggcTTGTTGCTCCGCCTGCAGATCCTCGTCATCGGCGTCCCTCacatcctcctcctctggctcATCCCCCTTCTCCTCAAAGTCCTCCTCAaaatcctcctcctcgtcctcctgctccaccaccaccttctcctccaactcttccggatccactgcatccggaggtagccccgcaGTGATCCAGGTTTCGCATCTagcccggatctgctcaaggagctcgagccggtgctccagcgtcagaAATGGCTCGCTCATCACCCTGCGGtgtgggggcatggctactaggcggACGTGTGGAGTGAAAAGTGGTGGCGGCGGACAGGAAGATGAAAATGTGGATGGATGGTAGGGTTTCGATGCCGCCGGTCGACTTAAATAGCCGGGCAATGCACTATGCGGCCCACCGGAGCTGCGCCACACGGCACCACCGGTCCTACAGAGGAGACGAGCTTCGGACCGCCGGGTTTGAGGGCGTTTCCGGCTGTGACCCTTCGTCAGTCCGACGTGACGGGCGTGCCCGACGCCCCCATATCCATCCCATATTTGGACTGGATATGGAGAGTGtcagtcagcccgggcgtttgagtcTCGCTTGAGGCGTTCGTCTGGGTCGAAAAAACATGATCGGGCAATGATCGAGCGGCTCGTCCGAACGCATGAGACGGGTTTAAGAGGTCCGCCTGTAGATGCTCTTAATGCTTATTAAATGAGTCTAAGGTCACGTCCAGCCGTCGATCCGCTTCTCACCAAACTCGTCGCCGTATCGGAGTAACATTCCTAATTAGTTTGGAGGTcctatacatacatacatgtaCTAAGACAAGGCCTCTAGCCATAGAGCGATGTTAGGGGAAATCTTGATCGATGGGTGAGGTTTCCATAGCCAGAGTTAATTAGCCGTTGTATTTGAGTTAGTATACAATGCCAAATTGTGTCCGGCTAGTACAAGTTGGCTTGTATGTCATATAAGCTGTGTACTACTAGTCGGTTCGGTTGGTAATCAACACAGCAGAGCAATAATAATCAACCAGCGTGTTTCGTCAGAAAAAGCAGCGCATCTTGGGCAGTTTCGTCGAGAATCGGTGGACGTCAACACCATTATCCATTAGTCAATCTCTTCTCAATGGCAGATGAGTGCAAGGTTTCTGCCGTGAATATAGATGAGAGAGGGTCATACTTGCTCAAGGTGGATGGACACTCAAGAGCCAAGGGACTATACAACAAGGGTGAGTACATGGCTTCTCCCCCTTTCAGCGTTGGAGGTCACCACTGGGTCATGGTGTATTACCCAAACGGTGGTGACCCGGAAAAACATGTTGGTCACAACATACTCGTCAGCCTGGTTCTTCATTCAGCTGATGCCAAGGATATCAAGGCCCAAGTCAAATTTTGTATACTAGGCAAGGACGGGCTACCAGTGCAGAAACTCGGTTGTGCCGTCGCTGACTGTGTCTTCCCACGGAAAGATTCAACATGTGACTACTTTGTCATACGGGATGTTTTTGAGCAGCCCGAGCATATAATAGATGACTGTTTCAGCATCAGGTGCGACCTAACAGTCATCAAGAATAATAATACCCTCCATCAAGAAACTATGGTTCCTCCAAGCGACTTGCATCAGCATCTCGGCAACCTCCTAGAGAGCATGGATGGAGCCGACGTCACCTTTCTTGTCGGCGGGGACAAGTTCTTGGCCCATAGGGTTGTGCTCGCTGCTAGGTCATCCGTATTCAAGGCGGAGCTCCTCGGCGCGATGAAGGAGAAAGCCAACAATCTCGTTGAAATCAAGGAGATGGAACCCGATGTGTTCAGGTGCTTGCTCCATTTCATATACACTGACTCACTGCCCGATCTTCAGAACATGGCTAGCAACCAAGGTGAGGCGCGTCAAAATGTGGTGATGGCTAGCCATCTGCTCGTGGCAGCTGACAGGTACAACGTCGAGAGGCTAAAACTGATATGCGAGCACAAGTTATGCAGCAACATTGATACCAACATGGTGGCTACCAGTTTGGCCTTAGCTGAGCAGCATAGCTGCAAGCGACTTAAGGAAGCTTGCCTACGGTTCCTTGCTTCTCCCTCCAATTTGGAGGCCATGATGGCGAGTGATGGTTACGAGCATCTGAAGAGGAGTTGCCCGTCTGCTCTTAAGGAGCTAATTGCTAGTCTCCTTCCGGATACAATGAAAGCGGCAAAGGATATTATCATGGAAATTTAGTACGGTGGTTTAGTATTGTTGCGCACGAATAAGTTAGTTTaatatatatgcatgatttaacATAGTTCTCTGTGTATGCTTGCATGTGTGCCTCAACAAATGAAAAGTGCTATCTATGTTCGTTCCTTGCTGGGTCTGATGTTTATTGGCGGAAAAAGAAACTTGTATATACTCTTTACTTACTGAGATGAATGAGTGGCGGACCGTGATCTTTTCCTTTTGCTTGCTTCATTCTTGTTATGGTTTGCAATGACTTGGACTGTAATATCTGGAGTTTTGTTTTACTTGTTGTCTTATACATGTTGACTTGTTGAGATTACAATCTGACGGTGTAATAAACCGGGGTGGCTTCTCCTCCGATCACCACTCATGTGAGGggaggaggtgtgtgtgtgtgtgcgcgcgcgcgcgtgcgtgcgtgtgcAGGAGAGGGGGTGGATAACCACCATGATCATTGTTAGTACACAAGTGGGAGACATTGTGTGGGAAGCACACGCCTCGAATAATGTGGCGGGAAACATTTGGTATCCATATACTAAATGATGAACTGTAAATACTTTAGGTCAAGGGATGTTATTAACAATGATCAATGGTTATCCCTCATATGGATACCAATCCCGCCAAACTACAAGTGGGTAGAAAGCATATGTTATTTGCAAAGATGAGACAAGTAGTCAAAGAATGGTTGCAAGTAAAAAAATTGTATTCGCTTCACAAAAATAAATTGCATACTCACATCCACTTCCCATTCCTTAATCTTGACAACAGTAAATTGCATACTCACAACCACGCGAGAGAATAGAGCAAAAACTGCATATATCTCCGATAACATGTTCATACATGATATCATAAATAGGACACATCATCATTAGCTTCAAAATAAACCTGAACAACAGGATTCTGACTTgacatcatcagcttcatcttacATCATTAAGCTCAAAATGCACCTACTAACCGAGGCCTACGCAACACACACTTTCACTGCATTACTTCTTCGGATTGAACACCACACCAACAACACATATCATCAGGACTTGTAGCTAGCAACTTCAGCGGTACCACAAGCTCTCTCCCTAACTTCAACAGTGCAAAAACTTGCGGCTTTATCGTGTCAACCCTAGCTTGCTGACCCCTAATGTCCATCCTAGGCTTACTGTTGCATGCGTTCATTGCACTATGTTCCATTGCAGCCTCAAGCTCATCCCTTCTGCCCTCTGCAACGCCAAAGGCATCCACATCGACATCCCCAGTAAGAAAGTTGTTATAAACAAGGTACATAACATAGCCCAATTCATAGTGCCAGAAATCAACAACATATGCAAGGGTCAAACTGTCACCTTTTCTGTCAAAAACCACCAAATTCAAGAAAAATCAGGCCAAAATTCAATGATAACCCCATGTTTCACGCATTTGTACAAGAACAACAGAGGCCTTATTTCGGTACCTATCCGTCGGTACCGGGCCGGCTCCGGCGCCGGCAGTGGTAACAACCCCCCCTTGCTCCACCTCATGTTTGTGTTGCAGAATTACCCCCTTCAGGCCAAGGGTAAACTTTTAAGATGATATAGGTTTGGCAGCTGCTAGACCACTGAAATTTCAGATAACTGTAAGGAGCACCTAAGCGTCAGTTAACtgaaaaacaaaaacaacaaaaagTTTCAGTCGAATCCCTCTCCACAGTAGCCTTCTTCTTTCTCCAACCTGCGTCTGCCCCGCCCCTCCATCCTCCATCCCATGcccgcctaaccgcctgccgctgAAACCCCTCCCCACCACTGTTAAATAGCAACTGCAATACACCATTTGTATGGTTTGGCGATGCGATATTAACTGTGACATAGTCGAGGAATCAGTTCTTGCCGTTGTTTCAGTTCATTCGCTAATGCTAGTTATCGGCTTATCGTGgttaaaaaagaaaacaattacgcGAGGTCGCGGTTCACACACCAAAGGACCTTGCAATTTTGTGAAAATGGAAAATGATGTGGAAATCAGAATCCTAGCCTTCATGATAGACGTCATATGGGAATATGTGACTGCGTGCAAGTTCGAATAATGGCAAGTCCTTCCCTTACAAATGGTGTATGGCTCCCAAATACGGCGATTTCAGTACTAAAACAAGTAGTGGCAGCAATTTGCGCGAGCGGCAGTACCAAGGGTGCTTGATGGCAATACGAAGTCACTTCCATGTTTGCTGTATTGATTTCCAGTACTGGTCTTGGCTTGGAAGTTGCCATGTTGCTGTTAATTGTTTGCACTACTTGTCCTTGTCCTTCGTAGCTGGAATCAATTTCATGAAGCAGACGAATTTCACGGGAGAATCAAGCAGTACCCTTTTGCCATTTTGTGAGATACAAGTGTTGTAGAATCAAGCAGTACCCTTTTGCCATTTTGTGAGATACAAATGTGGTAGAAACAAGCAGACCTGTGAAATCAACACATATTCCCTATCTGTATTGGGCGTAGACCAGCCATATCCTTCATATGTATCTACAAACTGGTTGCCCAAAGCTATTTCTTAGGTTCATTGGCCTACTGAGATAAACCTAGGTGGATTCTAGTTCTAGGTATGGCACCCGCTTTTCCTATTGTGAGACTTTGAGGACAGAGCCATCGCTAGCTCTGTTGGTAAGCACGTTCGAGTCTCGGACTCCATGGGACGCTCAGGTTGTTTCTTCTATAAGAAAGATGTCGCCAAGGGCTCCTGGCTGGTCTCGTTTTTTTAGTATTGTGAGACTTTGAACATAACTTCCTGTAATTTTGTTATCATTCTGCGTTTCATTAACCAGAGGTTGTAAAGtacatatgtaaatcatttttGTCTTCACTAGATTTGTTATCATTCTGTGTTATGTATTGTTGAACCAGTGGTCAAAACAAGAATCCAAATCGTCATTTTCGTTTTTTTAACTGCAACAGACTCTTGTTGGATTATAATTTTGCTGTCCTGGCATTTTCACTGGTGAATTGTAAATGTTGCAATTGAAGCCTGCATTTTTGCTAGTTGCGAATGAGTGGTAGAGACTGAATTAACAAAGTATAGCATAACCTGTGGTGAATGAACCTGGAATGCATGCCTTTTGTCATTTCCTTGGGTTCTGAATACTCTTCTGTATGATTTTCTTGTTCACTGCTCTTATGTCACTTCATGTTTTTTCTCTAGAGCTTATGAGATTCCATCAGTTTTGTGTTGTATTGTAAGGTATTGCCGTACCATCTTGAGCAATTATATTTCTATTTGAGCCGAGTTAATGTGTATTTGTAGAGCATGTTCCCGTATTCCCAAGACAAAAAACATGGGATCCTTACATGCTTCTTGGTGTTGATCGTGATGCATCTGAAGAAGAGATCAATAGTGCAAGAAACTTCCTTCTTCAACAATACGCTGGGTATGAGGAAAGCGAAGAGGCAATTGAAGGTGCTTATGATTCAGATCCCATGAGCCGTTGTTATCTCTACTTCTCTAGTCTAAGCTCATACAGTAGTATTGATCAGTATTGTATTGTAGGCAGAGCAAGCCAGTTTCTGCCAGCTGATGCTGCTACCTCTAGAGTGCTTGGGCATGCTATTGTACCTATATATGCATGACTCGTACAGTTTCAGATGTGCAATCAATTTATCATGCTTTTTTCTTTTATCATTGTTTGTGCTTGTGATTTAACGGTTTGTTGTTAGATTGTTTTTTCCACGTGTGTTGCAGTGCATCTCTGCCTGCGGATCAGCAGCAATTTGAGCAGTTGCCCATTCATTCACAGCCATCGATCGAACCCGTAGTTTTGGCTTGTCAAATATGAATACAAGTTCCATTCCTTCCCATGCGGCGGTCATCTTGATCACTTTGTACTGCTGCTTATTCTTTGCTCCCCGATCTGCACTAAATTTTCACTGATGTAATGATGTAATAATAACCTCTAAAAAGGTTGGTGGGTGCTAGGACCGTGTGAATTTTCTTGCCCGGATTCAGTTCAGTTGGATTGTTAGAAGTCATTTCTAACAAGCTGAGAAAATCATGTCTGGACTGATACCAGCTGTATGTATGAGTCCACTTCAGTGCTCGTGTTATTTATTTAGTTTCAGAAagcaatttatttatttattcttccacattcaaagaaaagaaaagaaaaatgtgcTCATTCTATGCCACAGGCTGGAGGGTCCCCTCTCTCACTCGGCAGTCGGCACTAGCTAGTTTCATTTCAGAAAACAAAACTCTGAATTCATTCTCAAAGGCCTGCGTGCTAACGGATTCAGTTCAGATTGGCAGTGCATGACAGAAACTCCAAATATGCTAGGTAGGGTAGGGATCACAAGGGAAGGGGGGTGACAAATCGATTCGAAATCCATCAGCTGCTGTTGAATGAATATGTGATGCTTGTCGGATCTTTGATCTTTGCTATGTACACTCCCTCCGTAAAGACTTTTTTTCACACTATGTCAAGTGTCTGAAAAGTCTTATATTAAGTTATGGAGGGAGTGGTATGTTGACAGCGCACAAGAAAATCTTCAGCCCCAAACTTATGCAGTCCaaaagcaacagcaacagcagcagcgtgAACACTGGCTGATTCACTCAGATTAGGTTAGCTGACGCAGATCTCAAAGTTTCAGAATAATCCGCGCAGACGCAGGGCTTGCTAACACACATTTTTTTTATCTGAAACTCTGAAGCCTTATTCAAGCAAAGTTGTCGTCACTCCCAAAATCAGCCAGAACAAACAGGATTATATGttgccatctactccctccgttcagaattacttgtcgtagaaatggatgtatctagatgtattttagttctagatacatccatttccgagacaagtaattccgaacggagggagtactcagtTCACCCTTTTGACCCGTGAGTATAGATTAGATGCCCTTTCGACAAACTGAAACTCGACCCTGTAAAATAATGTTCAGATCCCATGAGGCATTATTGTTGTCTATATAGTCTAATGTAGCTTATACTGATCAGTTAGAATAGAACAGATACTGTGAGCTGAAAATAAAGAACCTACACCTGCTGGCTGGCTTGTTGCTCTGCGTGATGACTTGAGTGCCAACAATTTTTCCTACACCTCTAGCTAGTGCCAATTCGACACGGTGTAGAATAGAACAGTATTCCACTTCAGTGTTTTGTTTTGAAAGGTGTTCCACTTCAGTGTTTATATTCTACACTTGGCTTTGTCCATCCCCAGGTGCAGAGGCGGCACTAGTTTCAGAAAACAAAACTCTGAAATCTGAAACGTCTACTGCTACAGCTTGGACCCTCTAAAACTTTCTTGCCACCACGCAGGACTTGCCAACGCATAAACTTGAGTTAGCAGAAAACTACACTCATACTAACAGATAGATTCAGTTCGGACTTCGGACCACAAGGTGAGAGACCGATCCCGAAATATCGTCCGTCAAAGCAAGGTTATCGTTTCTCCCCCCAGAACAAACAGGATTTATTATATGATGAACCTGTTGCCTTGTACAATGAGGAGCTCACCAAAAAGCAACTGCACATATAGACACTCTAAAGCTATCAAAGCCAGCCAGAACAAACAGGATTATATGTTGCCATCTACAATGAGAAGCTCAACCAAAAGCAGCGGCAAAAAAACTAGCTGGTTCAGCAATTTAACTTTTAACCAGGTAAGATGAACTAGAGGATTGCAAGCTGAAACAAGGCATCAAGTAGTACAACAGAGGTTCACATATATAGATAGAGCACTTCAAGTCTTTACATACCATACCAACATAATAAACTGCATCAAGAGGAAAGCTCGATTCAACCCTCATGCATCTCATCTCAGCAAATAGAATATATTGGCGATACCCTATCGCTATCAGTCCCATTGTACTTGCATTACAGtcttagatagatagatagatagatagatagatgcacACATCCGACCATACCTAGAGAACTAGTAAGATGAAACATGCACATTATATACTTACCTAATTTAGATGCGGAGCCACGCTAGCTAGTAAATTAAATTTCCATGATAATATCCTTGGGCGCTTTCATTGTGACCGGCAGGAGACTAGCAATTAGGTCCTTAAGGGCAGATGGGCAACTCCTCTTGAGATGCTGATAGCCATCACTCGCCATCATGGCCTCCAAATTGGAAGGAGAAGCAAGGAACTGTAGACAAGCTACCTTAAGCCCATGGCACCTATGCTGCTCGGCCAAGGCCAGACTTGTCGCCACCATGTTGGTATCAATGTGGCTGCATAACTTGTGCTCGCATATCAGTTTCAGCCTCTCGATGTCGTACCTGTCTGCTGCCACGAGTAGATGGCTAGCCATCACCACATCTCCTCCATGTGCTTCACCTTGCTCGCTGGCCATCTCAATCTCAAGATCAGGCAGCGAGTCGGTGTATATGAAATGGAGCAGGGACCTGAACACATGAGGTTCCATGTCACTGATTTCAATGAGGCTGTCGGTTTTCTCCTTCATGGCGCCGAGGAGCTCTGCCCTGAACACGGATGACCTGGCAGCAAGCACGAGCCTATGAGCCGAGAACTTCTCCCCGCCGACAAGAAAGGCGACGTCGGCTCCATCCATGCTCTCCAGAAGGCTGCCGAAATGCAGATGCATGTCGCTCGGAGGGACCACGACAAACTGCTCGCCGATATCCTTGAGAGTGAGATCACATCTGATGCTGAAAGAGTCCTCTATTATGTCCCCTGAGTGCTCCAAGCCTGCCTTCCTGACCATGAGGCACAGATACGAATTTCTGCTGGTGAAGGAGACAGGCGTCTCAAACATGATGTTTTCAAACATGGTGCCGTAGTAGCGGCCTGGCAGGCCATTCTTGTCAAGCACGCTGATGTTCCTGGCTTTGACGGTCACATCCTTGCCGTCGGCGGTGTCAAGAACCAGGGACATGTAACCTGCAGCAGCACCTGTTGCCAAGCGGCCGTTGGGGTAATACCTGAGCACCCAGTCGTGGCCTTGGACGGTGAACGGGGGCGAGGTGACGCACTCGCCGCACTTGAGCAGCTGCTTGGCCCTTGAGTATCCACGCACCTTGAACACGAACGACCTGTCCTCGGATTCGGCCACGATGGCTGAAGAAAGCTCGCACTGATATGCCGCCATTCTGGACCAGCTTGGCTAGGTCGCTAGGCAGTCGGGGATCGTGGGCTAGGAAGCGGATCTGAGATCAGGGGGGGAGTCCGGAAGGAGCGGATCGATGGCTAGCCGGCGGAGGCCAAGGGGGGCGGTGAGGAGCTTGCCTGGGAGGGGGATGAGAGGTGTGGAAGAGGCGGATGGGGCTCGCCGTCGTCCGGCGGTGCGGTTGGTTCTTGGTCTGCGGCGGAGTAATATACGGCACTGGCACTGGCACTGTAGCAGAGCAGGGGGGCGTGAgtgagagcagagcagagcaggcaGCAGCAAAAGAAGCGGCGGCGTGAGGTAGGCGATGGTCCACGTCAAGGAACCTGTTATTGGGCTTACGTGGGAGACCAACAGCCCATGTATACTAGCAGCCCTGACTTTACTGGGTTACTATTTATACTAGTAAAATGCCCGTGCGTTACCacggacatttaaaatattttgctaAAATTATACAAAGATGACGACGCGGATTTTTGGGACATGGTTACACGTGAGGATGATATCCAGGCATTCCACTGAAGCTTTGAGATGCATACTTAATATAGTGATTAATTGAATACGAGGTGATACACAATCATAAAGTTGCAAATACACATGTAAATGCATAGAGTGGGCCAACACACATAATTGGCAATAAATGTTGCCGAACATCAGGTGAGATGTGATAGGATATGTGTCTCTCgtctccacctctttccctctcACGCAAATGGAACCGCGAGCAGGAGCACTGTGATAGTGAGGAGAAGAGTTGGGTGTTGTCCTTGGTGCTGACAAGATGGATCCAGTGAGATATGTTACCACTGAAGAAGAAGCTCCTCTTGATGTCGACTACCACTTCCATTCATTCTTTTCCGGAGGGACTCTGCTAGCTCATCTCATGGCTGAAACTCTAAGTTCATGAGCTGCTCCATGTTGCACTCTAGTTAATCATCTCCTAAAAGAATCAGTGATATCTAAGTATTGTATATTACTGTCATGTGCATCAATGTTGAAAAAAATGTAGCAATCCAATTCATACAGGTTTTTATGCTAAACTAACTATAATGTCCATTTGAAATGTTTATCACTTAATAATATTGACCCACGTACTGTATCAACCATTAAGGAGATTGCATGCATTTTCAATGCACTGGCAGAAAAATTAATTCACCAACAACATGCACTTCACCATTTAATAGGTGGAGTTACTCACCAATAGGTT is a window encoding:
- the LOC123047186 gene encoding BTB/POZ and MATH domain-containing protein 1; its protein translation is MAAYQCELSSAIVAESEDRSFVFKVRGYSRAKQLLKCGECVTSPPFTVQGHDWVLRYYPNGRLATGAAAGYMSLVLDTADGKDVTVKARNISVLDKNGLPGRYYGTMFENIMFETPVSFTSRNSYLCLMVRKAGLEHSGDIIEDSFSIRCDLTLKDIGEQFVVVPPSDMHLHFGSLLESMDGADVAFLVGGEKFSAHRLVLAARSSVFRAELLGAMKEKTDSLIEISDMEPHVFRSLLHFIYTDSLPDLEIEMASEQGEAHGGDVVMASHLLVAADRYDIERLKLICEHKLCSHIDTNMVATSLALAEQHRCHGLKVACLQFLASPSNLEAMMASDGYQHLKRSCPSALKDLIASLLPVTMKAPKDIIMEI